One Parasphingorhabdus cellanae genomic region harbors:
- a CDS encoding ArsR/SmtB family transcription factor, giving the protein MNDVLTIFRALADPTRVRIMLLLLNMELAVGELAQILNQSQPRISRHIRILDEAGLAERRKEGSWVFLRPGQAPELDTLRRLFRSDNVISSEQAVDDQAQLALVRKARAEMAERYFEDHAEEWDAIRSLHIPEDDVEQAMLALLKDVNLGHMLDIGTGTGRMVELFGPNSAKVTALDKSPEMLRLARAKLLGNESDKTDQAALARKTELKLGDFNKLPIEDGQVDSVLLHQVLHYAQHPEAVLTEVSRVVRNSGTVMITDFAPHDREELRTAHAHARLGFSDDSMKRWFAASQIDMIQSRTLDGGKLTVKIWVGRKSGLPQIHSESSTASATNIPQKRASI; this is encoded by the coding sequence ATGAATGATGTCCTCACCATATTTAGAGCACTGGCTGATCCTACGCGAGTTCGAATCATGCTTCTGCTCCTTAACATGGAGCTTGCCGTTGGCGAGCTGGCGCAGATTTTGAACCAAAGCCAACCTCGTATCTCCCGCCATATCCGAATTTTGGACGAAGCGGGCCTCGCAGAACGCCGAAAAGAAGGCAGCTGGGTTTTTCTGCGTCCCGGGCAAGCGCCCGAACTTGATACCTTGCGCCGCCTTTTCCGTTCCGACAATGTGATATCTTCCGAACAAGCGGTTGATGACCAAGCGCAATTAGCTCTCGTCCGGAAAGCGCGAGCTGAGATGGCCGAGCGTTATTTCGAGGACCACGCTGAGGAATGGGATGCCATCCGTTCTCTCCATATTCCGGAAGATGACGTTGAACAGGCAATGCTGGCGCTGCTCAAAGACGTCAATCTTGGACATATGCTAGATATCGGAACAGGAACTGGCCGGATGGTTGAGCTTTTCGGACCAAATTCCGCAAAAGTGACGGCGCTGGATAAAAGCCCAGAAATGTTACGATTGGCCCGTGCAAAGCTTTTGGGCAATGAATCAGACAAGACGGATCAGGCGGCATTAGCGCGAAAGACCGAATTGAAGCTGGGTGATTTTAACAAACTGCCCATTGAAGATGGACAAGTAGACAGTGTTCTACTTCATCAGGTTCTCCATTACGCCCAGCATCCCGAAGCGGTTCTAACTGAAGTATCAAGAGTCGTCCGCAATAGCGGAACGGTGATGATAACGGACTTCGCTCCTCATGATCGCGAAGAATTGCGAACGGCTCATGCGCATGCTCGGCTTGGTTTTTCTGACGATAGTATGAAACGTTGGTTCGCCGCTTCGCAGATAGATATGATACAAAGCCGAACGCTGGATGGCGGTAAACTTACAGTCAAAATATGGGTTGGGCGTAAATCCGGCCTACCTCAAATTCATTCCGAAAGCAGTACTGCTTCAGCAACGAATATACCGCAAAAAAGAGCTTCAATATGA
- the metF gene encoding methylenetetrahydrofolate reductase: MTQTSRPLGLGELEEAKRALDVPLFAGLSGDADVSFEFFPPKSEKMEQTLWDSVVTLEPLDPRFVSVTYGAGGSTRERTHATVARIAKETHIPAAAHLTCVGASKAEIADVAQSYWEAGVRHIVALRGDPPAEGQAFEPHPEGYKSAAELVKGLKDIAPFEISVAAYPETHPEANCPQSDLDNLKRKLDAGASRAITQFFFTAEAFFRFRDAATAAGIDAELVPGILPVSNVAQTRKFAGMCGAEIPAWMNDLFEGLDDHPSARQLIAATVAAELCRKLYAGGVRQFHFYTLNRAELSYAICHLLGKRPTGAVREKAA; this comes from the coding sequence ATGACCCAAACATCCAGACCTTTAGGCTTAGGCGAACTTGAAGAAGCAAAGCGCGCACTGGATGTGCCCCTATTTGCCGGGCTCAGCGGTGATGCTGATGTTTCCTTTGAATTTTTTCCGCCGAAGTCGGAGAAAATGGAACAAACCCTGTGGGACAGTGTCGTTACGCTGGAACCCCTTGATCCACGCTTTGTATCCGTTACTTATGGTGCCGGTGGATCAACCCGCGAGCGGACCCATGCCACTGTCGCGCGCATTGCCAAGGAAACCCATATTCCAGCCGCTGCCCATTTGACCTGTGTCGGGGCAAGCAAGGCGGAGATCGCGGATGTCGCGCAGTCCTATTGGGAAGCCGGCGTGCGCCATATTGTTGCCCTGCGTGGAGACCCGCCAGCGGAAGGTCAGGCGTTTGAACCGCATCCGGAAGGTTACAAGAGTGCCGCGGAACTTGTTAAAGGGTTGAAGGATATAGCCCCTTTTGAGATATCGGTGGCGGCCTATCCGGAGACGCATCCGGAGGCCAATTGTCCGCAGAGCGATCTCGACAATCTCAAGCGCAAGTTGGATGCCGGTGCAAGCCGCGCAATTACGCAGTTTTTCTTTACCGCCGAGGCTTTTTTCCGGTTCCGCGACGCAGCCACAGCGGCTGGGATCGATGCCGAACTGGTGCCCGGTATCCTGCCAGTATCGAATGTTGCCCAAACGCGGAAGTTTGCGGGTATGTGCGGTGCCGAGATCCCGGCGTGGATGAATGACCTGTTTGAAGGGCTTGATGACCATCCCTCTGCCCGCCAGCTGATTGCAGCCACCGTTGCGGCGGAATTATGCCGTAAGCTCTATGCCGGCGGCGTCCGCCAGTTCCATTTCTACACACTCAACCGCGCAGAGCTCAGTTACGCGATCTGTCATCTGCTCGGCAAACGCCCGACAGGCGCAGTGCGGGAGAAAGCAGCATGA
- a CDS encoding homocysteine S-methyltransferase family protein, which translates to MTGPGEQLRAIAAERILVFDGGYGTAIQNHGLGERDYRGTLELNDDQKGNNDLLSLTRPDIIEGIHTAYLEAGADIVETNTFSSTEISQADYGCEHLVKDINIKSAEIARQACNKAEAKDGKKRFVAGSIGPTNKTLSLSPDVNDPGFREIDFDYLKGVYREQCDALIAGGVDFLLIETIFDTLNAKCAGMAAQEAAEACDRDVPLMISMTLTDLSGRNLSGHTVEAFWHAVRHLKPLTIGLNCSFGADQLRPHLAMLSKEADTLIMAYPNAGLPNELGEYDELPDQTAALIGEWLDDGLVNIVGGCCGTTPEHIAAIAEAVESAKPRAAASPAVQTRLSGLEPFTMAA; encoded by the coding sequence ATGACCGGTCCCGGCGAACAGCTCCGCGCGATAGCGGCAGAACGCATCTTGGTCTTTGATGGCGGCTATGGCACGGCTATCCAGAATCACGGCCTCGGCGAACGCGATTATCGCGGCACGCTGGAACTGAACGATGACCAGAAAGGCAATAATGACCTGCTCAGCCTGACGCGGCCGGATATTATTGAGGGCATTCACACCGCCTATCTGGAAGCGGGCGCGGATATTGTCGAAACCAATACGTTCAGCTCGACCGAGATCAGCCAGGCCGATTATGGCTGCGAACATCTGGTCAAAGACATCAACATCAAATCCGCCGAAATCGCGCGCCAAGCCTGTAACAAGGCTGAGGCCAAAGATGGCAAGAAACGCTTTGTGGCTGGCTCCATCGGCCCGACCAACAAGACGCTGTCGCTTTCGCCTGATGTCAACGACCCCGGCTTTCGCGAGATTGATTTTGACTATCTCAAAGGCGTGTACCGCGAGCAATGCGATGCCCTGATCGCAGGCGGCGTTGATTTTCTGTTGATCGAGACGATTTTCGATACCCTCAACGCCAAATGTGCCGGGATGGCCGCACAGGAAGCCGCCGAGGCTTGTGATCGCGACGTGCCCCTGATGATCTCCATGACGCTCACGGATCTCTCCGGCCGCAACCTGTCAGGCCACACGGTGGAGGCGTTCTGGCACGCGGTGCGCCATCTGAAACCGCTGACCATCGGCCTCAACTGCTCCTTTGGCGCTGACCAACTGCGCCCGCATCTCGCAATGCTGTCGAAAGAAGCCGATACGCTGATCATGGCCTATCCCAATGCCGGTCTGCCCAATGAATTGGGCGAATATGACGAATTGCCGGATCAAACCGCTGCGCTGATTGGCGAGTGGCTTGATGACGGCCTGGTCAATATTGTTGGCGGCTGCTGCGGTACGACGCCCGAGCATATCGCCGCCATTGCCGAAGCGGTCGAGAGCGCCAAACCACGCGCTGCGGCTTCGCCAGCGGTCCAGACCCGTTTGTCCGGCCTTGAACCATTCACGATGGCCGCTTAG
- the metH gene encoding methionine synthase, whose product MTTPPSSAQFVNIGERTNVTGSARFKKLILNDDYEAAVEVARQQVENGAQIIDVNMDEGLLDAEHAMTTFLKLIAAEPDIARVPVMIDSSKWSVIEAGLKCVSGKPIVNSISMKEGEEEFLAHARKCMAYGSAVVVMAFDETGQADTKQRKVEICERAYKLLTGIGFPPEDIIFDPNVFAVATGIDEHRRYGLDFIEAVAEIKARCPHVHFSGGLSNLSFSFRGNEPVRRAMHSVFLYHAIPAGLDMAIVNAGQLDIYDDIDPVLREHCEDVILDREPKDGGDATDRLITLAEKFRGTDKAAEKAAAEWRGYDVVKRLEHALVKGIDAHIIEDTEEMRVSVKDAGGRPIEVIEGPLMDGMNVVGDLFGSGKMFLPQVVKSARVMKKAVAHLFPYIEAEKEEGAKGKGKIIMATVKGDVHDIGKNIVGVVLQCNGFEVIDLGVMVPWTDILKAANENDADMIGLSGLITPSLDEMVTVSEEMERAKMTMPLLIGGATTSKTHTALRIEPAYSGPTVYVLDASRAVGVASQLVSDTQAEPFIASTREDYEQVRIARAGKTAKKLASLDEARANGAKIDMSQKAPAPKKPGLHVYEEWDLAELRDYIDWTPFFRAWELAGTYPAILTDEVVGESASDLYKDAQAMLDTIIAEKWLTAKGVAGLWRARREGDDILVSPENEEIALPMLRQQVSKRAGKSNNCLADFIDTSDDWMGGFAVTAGHGIDEHVARFEADKDDYNSILIKALADRLAEAFAERMHEHVRKDLWGYAPDESLDNKALIKEQYQGIRPAPGYPACPDHSLKPILFDMLDATTHTGLELTSSFAMTPTAAVSGFYFGHPQADYFGVARIGEDQVDDYAERRDISLDQARQWLRPNLNE is encoded by the coding sequence ATGACCACACCCCCCTCTTCCGCGCAATTCGTCAATATTGGCGAACGCACCAATGTCACCGGTTCCGCGCGGTTCAAAAAGCTCATCCTCAACGATGACTATGAAGCCGCCGTAGAAGTCGCGCGGCAACAGGTCGAAAATGGCGCGCAAATTATCGACGTGAACATGGACGAAGGCCTGCTCGACGCCGAACACGCGATGACAACCTTCCTCAAGCTGATCGCGGCGGAGCCCGATATTGCCCGCGTGCCGGTGATGATCGATAGCTCCAAATGGTCGGTCATCGAAGCGGGCCTGAAATGCGTGTCGGGCAAACCGATCGTCAATTCCATCTCGATGAAGGAGGGTGAAGAGGAGTTTCTCGCCCATGCCCGCAAATGCATGGCCTATGGCTCCGCCGTTGTCGTCATGGCTTTTGATGAAACCGGGCAAGCGGATACCAAGCAGCGCAAGGTCGAAATTTGCGAACGCGCCTATAAATTGCTCACCGGCATCGGCTTTCCGCCCGAGGATATTATTTTCGATCCCAATGTGTTCGCCGTGGCAACCGGGATAGATGAGCATCGCCGCTACGGATTGGACTTCATTGAAGCGGTGGCCGAAATTAAGGCGCGCTGCCCGCATGTGCATTTTTCCGGCGGCCTATCCAACCTGTCTTTCAGCTTTCGCGGCAACGAACCGGTGCGCCGGGCGATGCACAGCGTCTTTCTCTATCACGCCATTCCTGCCGGGCTCGATATGGCCATCGTCAATGCCGGACAGCTGGATATCTATGACGATATCGACCCCGTCCTACGCGAGCATTGCGAGGATGTCATTCTCGACCGCGAACCCAAGGATGGCGGCGATGCAACCGACCGGCTGATCACGCTGGCCGAAAAATTTCGCGGTACCGACAAGGCGGCGGAAAAAGCCGCTGCCGAATGGCGCGGCTATGATGTCGTCAAACGGCTGGAACATGCGCTGGTCAAAGGCATTGATGCTCATATTATCGAAGATACCGAAGAAATGCGCGTTTCGGTCAAGGATGCCGGTGGGCGGCCCATTGAGGTCATTGAGGGTCCCCTGATGGACGGCATGAACGTTGTTGGTGACCTGTTTGGTTCGGGAAAAATGTTCCTGCCGCAGGTGGTAAAATCCGCCCGCGTGATGAAAAAGGCCGTTGCCCATCTCTTCCCCTATATCGAGGCAGAGAAAGAAGAAGGTGCCAAGGGCAAGGGCAAGATCATCATGGCCACCGTCAAGGGCGACGTGCATGATATTGGCAAGAATATCGTCGGCGTCGTGCTGCAATGTAACGGCTTTGAAGTGATTGATCTGGGCGTGATGGTGCCCTGGACGGACATCTTGAAAGCCGCCAATGAAAATGACGCGGACATGATTGGCCTTTCCGGTCTGATCACCCCGTCGCTCGACGAAATGGTCACCGTTTCCGAAGAAATGGAACGCGCCAAAATGACGATGCCTCTGCTCATCGGTGGTGCCACAACATCCAAAACCCACACGGCGCTGCGGATTGAACCGGCCTATTCCGGTCCGACCGTCTATGTACTGGACGCCAGCCGCGCGGTCGGTGTCGCCTCGCAATTGGTCAGCGACACGCAGGCCGAGCCCTTTATCGCCAGCACGCGCGAAGATTATGAGCAGGTGCGCATCGCCCGTGCTGGCAAAACCGCAAAGAAACTGGCGTCGCTGGATGAAGCCCGTGCCAATGGCGCGAAAATCGACATGAGTCAGAAAGCGCCTGCCCCAAAAAAACCCGGTCTGCATGTCTATGAAGAGTGGGATCTCGCCGAGCTACGTGATTATATTGACTGGACGCCGTTTTTCCGCGCCTGGGAACTGGCCGGTACCTATCCTGCAATCCTGACCGATGAAGTGGTCGGGGAAAGCGCCAGCGATCTTTATAAAGACGCGCAGGCAATGCTCGACACAATCATCGCAGAAAAATGGCTGACCGCCAAAGGTGTGGCTGGACTATGGCGGGCGCGGCGCGAAGGTGACGATATCTTGGTGTCACCGGAAAACGAAGAAATCGCCCTGCCGATGCTGCGTCAGCAAGTCAGCAAGCGAGCAGGAAAATCAAACAATTGCCTCGCCGATTTTATCGACACATCGGATGACTGGATGGGCGGCTTTGCAGTGACGGCCGGGCACGGGATTGATGAACATGTCGCGCGGTTTGAGGCAGACAAGGACGACTATAACAGCATATTGATCAAAGCTCTGGCCGACCGATTGGCCGAGGCTTTTGCTGAGCGGATGCACGAACATGTGCGCAAAGACTTGTGGGGCTATGCGCCGGATGAAAGCCTGGACAACAAGGCGCTGATCAAGGAACAATATCAGGGCATCCGCCCTGCCCCCGGCTATCCCGCCTGTCCGGACCACAGCCTGAAACCGATCCTGTTCGATATGCTGGATGCGACGACCCATACCGGTCTGGAGCTAACCAGCAGCTTTGCGATGACGCCCACGGCCGCAGTATCCGGCTTTTACTTCGGTCATCCACAAGCCGATTATTTCGGCGTCGCGCGCATAGGTGAGGATCAGGTAGACGATTATGCCGAGCGGCGTGATATCTCACTCGATCAGGCACGTCAGTGGTTGCGGCCTAATCTCAACGAATAA
- a CDS encoding PEPxxWA-CTERM sorting domain-containing protein, which translates to MRKYLMAAVAAGSFAIAGSANAAVVFGELTGGNALSNGGVFEQLNPAPGFSVGNNNQQSNNLFAFDEVQSVTLTAAVGGLTAGTVVNSHYVFFDPRRTRRAIGYVDFDSEVLAVLTTQADLTDTDMLLGNANVNYLSPNLRGLESSDIATFAGNRLDLNFRASSPGDFVRVLTVATAVPEPASWAMMIGGFGLVGGAMRRRRKATTKVSYA; encoded by the coding sequence ATGCGTAAATATTTGATGGCTGCCGTTGCAGCGGGAAGCTTTGCTATCGCAGGATCGGCAAATGCCGCTGTTGTTTTTGGTGAGCTTACCGGTGGTAACGCACTGAGTAATGGTGGAGTTTTTGAACAGCTCAATCCTGCTCCGGGTTTTTCGGTTGGTAATAATAACCAGCAGTCTAACAACCTCTTTGCGTTTGATGAAGTGCAAAGCGTGACGCTCACCGCTGCTGTGGGCGGATTGACTGCGGGCACTGTTGTGAATAGCCACTATGTGTTTTTTGATCCGCGCCGGACTCGTAGGGCAATTGGCTATGTTGATTTTGATTCTGAAGTTTTGGCTGTACTGACAACACAAGCTGATCTCACCGATACAGACATGCTGTTGGGCAACGCCAACGTAAATTATTTGAGCCCAAATCTGCGCGGACTTGAAAGCAGCGACATTGCGACATTCGCTGGCAACCGGCTGGATTTGAATTTCAGAGCGTCTTCGCCTGGCGATTTTGTCCGCGTTTTGACGGTTGCTACGGCTGTTCCGGAACCTGCATCCTGGGCGATGATGATCGGTGGCTTCGGGTTGGTCGGAGGCGCGATGCGTCGCCGCCGCAAAGCCACGACGAAAGTGAGCTACGCTTAA
- a CDS encoding right-handed parallel beta-helix repeat-containing protein: protein MKLSVPILIGTFLAVANSTAAVAQDAAPFTVAENGQGFYRLSDAVEAIGARRGTIVIAPGAYGDCAVQTEGQITYRAAVAGRTIFDGGICEGKASLVLRGQAALVDGIVFQNQRVPDGNGAGIRLERGNLTIVNALFRNSEQGLLTADDASGSIVIDRSTFQRLGRCDRGLSCAHSIYIGDYGSLSVTNSRFEKGNGGHYVKSRAPRITVTNSSFDDTQGRATNYMIDLPAGASGVISGNVFVQGQNKENWSAFVAVAAEGKKNSSAGLNIHSNSASLAKGVQRNTWFVADWSGDKMRIANNRLSRGLTRYEKR from the coding sequence GTGAAACTTTCGGTCCCGATCCTCATTGGAACCTTTTTGGCAGTCGCCAACAGCACCGCAGCAGTGGCGCAAGATGCTGCCCCCTTTACGGTGGCAGAAAACGGGCAGGGTTTTTACAGATTGTCAGACGCGGTCGAAGCCATCGGCGCACGGCGCGGAACCATCGTCATCGCTCCTGGCGCTTATGGCGATTGTGCCGTTCAGACGGAGGGTCAGATCACGTATCGGGCAGCGGTTGCCGGACGGACAATATTTGATGGCGGAATTTGCGAAGGCAAAGCATCTTTGGTACTGCGCGGCCAAGCGGCATTAGTTGACGGCATCGTCTTTCAAAACCAGCGTGTACCGGATGGCAACGGCGCCGGTATCCGTTTGGAGCGCGGTAACCTGACCATCGTCAATGCATTGTTCCGTAACAGCGAGCAGGGTCTGCTGACCGCCGATGATGCAAGTGGTAGCATTGTTATCGACCGTTCGACCTTCCAACGGCTAGGCCGATGTGACCGGGGTCTATCTTGCGCCCACAGCATCTATATCGGTGATTATGGCTCGCTTAGTGTTACCAACAGCCGGTTTGAAAAAGGCAATGGCGGCCATTATGTCAAAAGCCGGGCACCACGTATCACCGTCACCAACAGCAGCTTTGACGACACCCAAGGGCGCGCGACCAATTATATGATCGACCTACCGGCGGGCGCATCCGGTGTCATTAGCGGCAATGTTTTTGTTCAGGGCCAGAATAAGGAAAACTGGAGTGCTTTCGTCGCTGTTGCCGCAGAGGGCAAGAAAAACAGTTCTGCGGGTCTTAACATCCACTCCAACAGCGCGTCGCTGGCTAAGGGCGTTCAGCGCAACACCTGGTTTGTCGCTGACTGGAGCGGCGACAAGATGCGGATTGCGAATAACCGATTGAGCCGGGGACTAACCCGTTACGAAAAGCGATAG
- a CDS encoding alkaline phosphatase family protein: MRVIKYVTSFIAFIAISGAANAEHHSQTQSGKPKLVIAISVDQFSSDLFSEYRSSFTGGLKRLASGAVFPSGYQGHAATETCPGHATIMTGVHPGRAGIIANNWIDLGVKREDKTIYCAEDPRIEGTSFGSITAATQGDYVASAWHLLVPTLGERLKTLSPGSRNMAVSGKDRAALMMGGNAPDMIFWWKGEGFKTKKDGLMLPALPKFNTELKAMLAKPRAPIAVPAHCEARNRAIPLGGDSAVGTYQFQRPKNGASIFRASPDFDAAVLALAEKMVKNERLGAFEFTDILNIGLSATDYVGHAFGTGGVEMCINLSELDRNLGSFFDKLDEMGRDYMVVLTADHGGHDLPERLKQQGVPEAQRIDDDVNADGLNEVFYENDELRKYGQIIYADSPFGDYYVSQALPAPLRAEVKAEAMAIMARNRQVELVLDGADLAKMPMPSGPVEEWSLTERARASFHPDRSGDFIVLLKKGVTPIDRPMRGYVSTHGSPWDYDRRVPILFWRKGMTHFEQPLSVQTVDIAPTLASIIGLDIPDDELDGRCLDIDGGPGDNCR; this comes from the coding sequence GTGCGCGTCATCAAATATGTTACAAGTTTTATAGCTTTTATTGCAATTTCCGGCGCCGCCAATGCCGAACATCACAGTCAAACGCAATCTGGCAAACCGAAACTGGTGATCGCAATATCGGTCGACCAGTTTTCCTCTGATCTGTTCAGCGAATATCGCAGCAGCTTTACCGGTGGCCTGAAGCGTTTGGCAAGCGGTGCGGTTTTTCCATCGGGCTATCAGGGACATGCAGCAACTGAAACCTGTCCGGGGCATGCGACGATTATGACGGGCGTTCATCCCGGACGCGCTGGCATTATCGCTAATAACTGGATTGATCTGGGCGTAAAGCGCGAAGACAAAACAATCTATTGTGCTGAAGACCCCAGGATTGAGGGCACCAGCTTTGGCAGCATTACCGCCGCGACGCAGGGCGACTATGTGGCTTCTGCTTGGCATTTGCTCGTGCCCACTTTGGGGGAGAGATTGAAGACACTATCACCTGGCTCCAGAAACATGGCAGTATCGGGCAAAGATCGGGCGGCCTTGATGATGGGCGGAAACGCGCCTGACATGATATTCTGGTGGAAGGGCGAAGGTTTTAAAACCAAAAAAGATGGCTTGATGCTGCCCGCACTGCCGAAATTTAACACCGAGCTGAAGGCGATGCTTGCCAAGCCGCGCGCGCCTATTGCTGTGCCTGCCCATTGCGAGGCCCGCAATCGCGCGATCCCGCTTGGTGGTGATAGCGCTGTGGGCACTTACCAGTTTCAGCGCCCAAAAAATGGGGCATCTATCTTTCGTGCATCTCCTGATTTTGATGCTGCCGTTTTAGCGCTGGCCGAAAAAATGGTGAAGAACGAGCGGTTGGGGGCGTTTGAATTTACGGATATCCTGAATATCGGACTTTCCGCTACGGATTATGTCGGTCATGCCTTTGGCACCGGCGGCGTTGAAATGTGCATCAATCTTTCGGAACTGGATAGAAATCTCGGTTCGTTTTTCGATAAGCTCGACGAGATGGGGCGCGACTACATGGTTGTACTGACCGCGGACCATGGTGGCCATGATTTGCCAGAACGTTTGAAACAGCAAGGTGTTCCGGAAGCGCAGCGGATTGATGACGATGTCAACGCCGATGGCCTCAATGAAGTTTTTTATGAAAACGATGAACTACGGAAATATGGTCAGATTATTTATGCGGACAGTCCATTTGGTGATTATTACGTCAGCCAGGCTTTGCCGGCACCCCTGCGTGCTGAGGTGAAGGCCGAGGCCATGGCTATCATGGCACGCAATCGCCAGGTGGAACTGGTTCTAGACGGTGCAGATTTAGCGAAAATGCCGATGCCATCTGGTCCAGTCGAAGAATGGAGTTTGACCGAACGCGCCCGGGCGTCTTTCCACCCTGACCGATCTGGCGATTTCATTGTACTACTGAAAAAAGGGGTCACTCCGATTGACAGGCCGATGCGCGGTTACGTGTCGACCCACGGCAGCCCATGGGATTATGACCGGCGCGTGCCAATTCTATTCTGGCGCAAAGGCATGACACATTTTGAGCAACCGCTTTCGGTTCAAACCGTTGATATCGCTCCGACCCTGGCATCAATCATCGGTCTAGATATTCCGGACGACGAACTTGATGGGCGCTGTTTGGACATTGATGGCGGTCCGGGCGATAATTGCCGATAA